A single region of the Sorghum bicolor cultivar BTx623 chromosome 9, Sorghum_bicolor_NCBIv3, whole genome shotgun sequence genome encodes:
- the LOC8071195 gene encoding GDSL esterase/lipase At1g09390 codes for MASAGNGGGGGGVGALKRSMGPLRLQYYIVMGAVAAAVVLATLRYMPGPAIPATATAGSSATTTSGGGGAVVRSAPAAAAEVEDEEQAQEGTTTATTKKKRRKKGDGLVLFNFGDSNSDTGGVAAVMGIRIAPPEGRAYFHHPTGRLSDGRVILDFICESLGTPHLSPFMKPLGSNYTHGVNFAIAGSTATPGTTTFSLDVQVDQFVFFKERCLDLIDRGEAAPIEEKAFPDAIYFMDIGHNDINGVLHLPYHTMLEKLPPVIAEIKKAIERLHKNGARKFWIHGTGALGCMPQKLSMPRDDDSDLDEHGCIATINNVCKKFNSLLSEALDELRLTLKSSTIVFVDMFAIKYDLVANHTKYGIEKPLMTCCGHGGPPYNYDPKESCMTSDKYLCKLGEKFISWDGVHFTDAANGIVASKVLSGEYNIPRVKLTSLLPKPKSDE; via the exons ATGGCGAGCGCggggaacggcggcggcggaggcggagtcGGGGCGCTGAAGCGGTCCATGGGCCCGCTGCGGCTGCAGTACTACATCGTGATGggcgcggtggcggcggcggtggtgctagCCACGCTGCGGTACATGCCGGGCCCGGCAATCCCCGCGACCGCCACCGCCGGTAGCAGCGCTACCAccaccagcggcggcggcggcgctgtggtGCGGTCGGCCCCAGCAGCCGCCGCTGAGGTGGAGGATGAGGAGCAGGCGCAGGaggggacgacgacggcgacgacgaagaagaagaggaggaagaagggggacGGGCTGGTGCTGTTCAACTTCGGCGACTCCAACTCCGACACGGGCGGCGTGGCGGCGGTGATGGGGATCCGTATCGCGCCGCCCGAAGGGAGGGCCTACTTCCACCACCCCACGGGACGGCTCTCCGACGGCCgcgtcatcctcgacttcatcT GTGAGAGCCTGGGCACGCCGCACCTGAGCCCGTTCATGAAGCCGCTGGGCTCCAACTACACCCACGGCGTCAACTTCGCCATCGCCGGATCAACGGCCACGCCGGGAACTACCACCTTCTCGCTGGACGTGCAAGTGGACCAGTTCGTCTTCTTCAAGGAGAGGTGCCTCGACCTCATCGACAGAG GTGAGGCTGCCCCAATCGAAGAGAAGGCGTTCCCAGATGCTATATACTTCATGGACATCGGGCACAATGACATCAACGGTGTTCTCCACTTGCCCTATCATACGATGCTCGAAAAGCTTCCCCCTGTAATTGCTGAAATCAAGAAAGCCATCGAG aggttgcacaagAACGGAGCCAGGAAGTTCTGGATACATGGGACGGGAGCGTTGGGGTGCATGCCTCAGAAGCTTTCGATGCCGAGGGATGACGACAGCGACCTCGATGAGCATGGGTGCATCGCGACCATCAACAATGTCTGCAAGAAGTTCAATTCTCTACTGAGTGAAGCCCTGGACGAGCTGCGCTTGACGCTGAAGAGTTCAACGATCGTCTTCGTGGATATGTTTGCTATCAAGTATGATCTTGTTGCCAACCACACGAAATACG GGATTGAGAAGCCATTGATGACATGTTGTGGTCATGGAGGCCCCCCTTACAACTATGACCCCAAGGAGAGCTGCATGACTTCGGACAAATACCTGTGTAAGCTTGGCGAAAAGTTCATAAGCTGGGACGGGGTTCACTTTACCGATGCTGCAAACGGCATTGTGGCTTCCAAAGTGCTCAGTGGCGAGTACAACATTCCCAGGGTCAAGCTGACCAGCCTCCTCCCCAAACCAAAATCCGATGAATAA
- the LOC8071196 gene encoding uncharacterized protein LOC8071196 → MDLPEHHDLIFGEEFCFPATTTYYPPLYAPTGINVPTQLYQQQTSSRCDNQAQSYMGHKVQGTSSMYYVVPNYGIEHSPHGSHPLHPCAIGDGRFVRTQEYHAETVEHTYHQPIPMPYCSAHPSAADRTPASTAQSLGYTNGLFVPGGLRQTVSVTSERGVAWNQSLQQATIASMEFQSHTSLPKEQPRRPAPWKRQLSGGARAPARLPVPRARRAPHQSPQAAAPSARSSLQANLSYNNEASNVGSDLCGMQSTERSQPYARTSSYANRRFSSMSQQNTSKAKKPIGSMPPEITVKSYTSRLLIGNPEGKIVIRSDHYNRHDFQVVYPNAKFFVIKSYDEADIHKSIKYGVWSTSSIGSQKLDFAFREAQAIAASSSTLCPVFLFFSVNASYNFCGVAEMVGPVDYQNDMDFWCMDKWIGSFPVKWHIIKNVHNSTFRSILLQNNEDKPVTSSRDTQEIHYTPGTTMLELFKYTRADGCVLDSFMVHEEKEARRLQKFKLRRSAPHFIPAWHGPRPSRHVLPKSECVVMDKITSETNNLTDKLQSLNLEKNQASWQDFGNLTSIASTTNRQKEWYCYGTQAHGKTNKNTAKAIPSPARAYHPMTPTIKKYALDGEQRCWKKVQIAPTENPHPETVAIASSKAPPEEHQQGGENTLAHSLSGDQCEEQKIVGKACPPAPVSTSKACSEPLPGMLAIGSMLVPITTSS, encoded by the exons ATGGATCTTCCGGAGCATCATGATCTCATATTTGGAGAGGAGTTCTGCTTTCCTGCTACCACAACTTACTATCCACCTCTTTATGCCCCAACTG GAATTAATGTGCCTACTCAGCTGTATCAACAACAGACAAGTTCAAGATGTGACAATCAAGCTCAAAGTTACATG GGACACAAGGTGCAAGGCACATCATCCATGTATTATGTTGTGCCTAACTATGGGATCGAACATTCTCCCCATGGATCTCACCCTTTGCACCCTTGTGCCATTGGCGATGGTAGGTTTGTCAGAACCCAAGAGTACCACGCTGAAACTGTGGAGCACACATACCATCAACCAATTCCTATGCCCTACTGTTCTGCCCATCCATCTGCAGCAGACAGGACCCCAGCTAGCACTGCTCAATCTCTTGGTTACACCAACGGCTTGTTTGTTCCTGGTGGACTTCGGCAAACTGTATCTGTTACCTCAGAAAGGGGTGTTGCATGGAATCAATCTCTACAACAAGCTACTATTGCTTCAATGGAATTTCAAAGCCATACTTCGCTACCAAAGGAACAACCACGTAGGCCAGCTCCATGGAAGCGGCAATTATCAGGTGGGGCCAGGGCGCCAGCTAGACTCCCTGTCCCTCGTGCTCGACGG GCACCACATCAGTCTCCACAAGCAGCTGCTCCTTCTGCCCGGTCTTCACTGCAGGCAAATCTGTCGTACAACAACGAAGCTTCAAATGTTGGATCTGACCTTTGTGGGATGCAGTCAACTGAGAGATCCCAACCATATGCAAGAAccagtagctatgctaatcgaAGGTTCAGTTCCATGAGTCAGCAGAACACAAGTAAAGCAAAAAAGCCAATAGGTTCAATGCCCCCAGAAATAACTGTAAAATCATATACATCAAGGCTCCTTATCGGCAACCCAGAGGGTAAAATAGTCATTAGGTCTGATCACTATAACAGACATGATTTCCAGGTGGTGTATCCAAATGCAAAATTCTTTGTGATAAAGTCCTATGATGAGGCAGACATTCACAAATCTATCAAGTATGGTGTGTGGTCAACTTCCTCTATTGGAAGCCAGAAGTTGGATTTTGCATTCAGAGAGGCTCAAGCGATAGCTGCAAGTAGTTCTACCTTGTGCCCAGTTTTCCTGTTCTTTTCg GTCAATGCAAGTTACAATTTCTGTGGCGTTGCTGAGATGGTTGGCCCTGTCGACTACCAAAATGACATGGACTTTTGGTGTATGGATAAATGGATTGGCAGCTTTCCTGTAAAGTGGCATATCATAAAAAACGTACATAACTCCACTTTCCGAAGTATCTTACTGCAGAACAATGAAGATAAGCCTGTGACCTCTAGCAGAGATACACAAGAG ATACACTACACTCCTGGAACAACTATGCTCGAACTCTTCAAATATACCAGAGCAGACGGATGTGTGCTTGATAGCTTCATGGTGCATGAGGAGAAGGAAGCAAGGAGACTCCAGAAGTTTAAGCTGCGCAGGAGTGCACCACATTTTATACCTGCATGGCATGGCCCTCGTCCCTCCAGACATGTGCTGCCAAAATCTGAGTGTGTAGTGATGGACAAAATTACCAGTGAGACAAACAATCTGACTGACAAGCTACAGAGTCTCAACCTGGAGAAGAACCAGGCTTCATGGCAAGACTTTGGGAACCTGACTAGCATAGCTTCCACCACAAACAGACAGAAAGAATGGTATTGCTACGGAACCCAGGCTCATGGAAAGACAAACAAGAATACTGCGAAGGCTATACCATCTCCAGCTCGAGCATACCATCCCATGACTCCTACTATCAAGAAATATGCTTTGGATGGAGAACAACGATGCTGGAAGAAGGTTCAGATCGCCCCAACTGAAAACCCACATCCAGAAACTGTTGCCATCGCCTCGTCAAAAGCACCACCTGAGGAGCATCAACAAGGTGGTGAAAATACCTTGGCGCACAGTTTATCAGGAGATCAGTGTGAAGAGCAAAAGATTGTCGGGAAAGCCTGTCCACCTGCGCCCGTTTCGACAAGTAAAGCCTGCTCAGAACCCCTGCCTGGTATGCTTGCTATTGGCTCAATGCTGGTCCCGATTACGACGTCCAGTTAG
- the LOC8071198 gene encoding uncharacterized protein LOC8071198: MDVLRFVPGVGVRPPPLPTFAAPAPSPHATAAAASPGPGFHSPLLVGLWPRRGGGGENALGAAAAAEAAAGVEEAKDHRRRRRAVDAEAEDGRGGGGNWVLQILRVQSSSPPPSPSRDEGSVPPGSSEGEGDGSSSQRRAGRCGAGPDSEEGCSVADAEAELDRAAFSRLLRKVSLAEAKLYSRMSGLCNFAYMVPRIKPRYLQKYNMTLVTSSVEERAKLPNPCNQEDQNPNDRKNANIGTPSRHSYEQESTYGATSEHERMQEHQGGQGINPLAAYRIAASAASYMQSRAMEVLPFGSQNESRRDRTIQAIVNAQTEGLTMDEASFVATTNSMTSMVAAKEETKQAVADDLNSSRSCPCEWFICDENQNSTRYFVIQGSETIASWQANLLFEPIKFEGLDVLVHRGIYEAAKGIYRQMLPYVKSHLKSHGESAKLRFTGHSLGGSLALLVNLMFLIRGVAPAASLLPVITFGSPSVMCGGDYLLQKLGLPKSHVQSITLHRDIVPRAFSCHYPDHIASILKLVNGNFRSHPCLTNQKLLYAPMGEVFILQPDEKLSPHHHLLPAGSGLYLIGGQAVDSDTSSSVLRSALSAFFNSPHPLEILRDAGAYGPKGTVYRDHDVHSYLRSIRAVLRKEMRAEKERRRRLLRWPIEVYGALATMDRRHVLRQLRRHAHLLVVFLLPAKLLFLGVLSVIRPN; encoded by the exons ATGGACGTCCTGAGATTCGTGCCCGGCGTCGGCGTcaggccgccgccgctgccaacCTTCGCCGCGCCTGCTCCCTCGCCGCACGCCACCGCCGCTGCCGCTTCCCCGGGCCCCGGGTTCCACTCCCCGCTGCTGGTGGGCCTGTGGCCGCGACGCGGCGGGGGCGGCGAGAATGCCCtgggcgccgccgcggcggccgaggcggcggcgggcgtCGAGGAGGCGAAGGATCATCGCCGTCGCAGGCGGGCGGTGGACGCGGAGGCCGAGGACggcaggggcggcggcggcaactgGGTGCTGCAGATACTGCGCGTgcagtcgtcgtcgccgccgccgtcgccgtcgcgcgacgagggctcggtgcctccTGGCTCAAGCGAGGGCGAGGGGGACGGGAGTAGTAGCCAGCGGCGCGCGGGGAGGTGCGGCGCCGGACCGGACAGCGAGGAAGGCTGCTCGGTGGCTGACGCGGAGGCGGAGCTCGATCGGGCCGCGTTTTCGAGGTTGCTGCGGAAGGTGTCGCTCGCGGAGGCCAAGTTGTACTCCAGGATGTCCGGCCTCTGCAACTTCGCCTACATGGTCCCCCGGATCAAG CCAAGGTATCTCCAGAAGTACAACATGACATTAGTGACATCGTCAGTTGAAGAGAGGGCAAAACTTCCAAACCCTTGTAACCAGGAAGACCAAAATCCCAATGACAGGAAGAATGCAAACATAGGCACACCGTCCAGACATTCCTATGAACAAGAGTCAACATACGGCGCTACCTCTGAACATGAGAGAATGCAGGAACACCAAGGTGGCCAAGGGATAAATCCATTGGCAGCTTACCGAATTGCTGCATCTGCCGCTTCTTATATGCAGTCTCGAGCCATGGAAGTTCTTCCCTTTGGTTCTCAGAATGAGAGTAGGCGAGATCGTACTATACAGGCCATTGTAAATGCACAAACTGAAGGTCTGACTATGGATGAGGCTTCGTTTGTGGCCACAACAAATTCAATGACCTCAATGGTTGCTGCAAAGGAGGAAACAAAGCAGGCGGTTGCAGATGACCTGAACTCTTCAAGATCTTGCCCTTGTGAATGGTTCATTTGTGATGAAAATCAAAACAGCACAAGATATTTTGTGATTCAG GGCTCAGAGACAATCGCTTCATGGCAGGCAAACCTTCTATTTGAACCAATTAAATTTGAG GGTCTTGACGTGCTCGTTCACAGGGGAATATATGAGGCTGCCAAAGGAATATACAGGCAAATGCTGCCATATGTCAAATCTCACTTAAAGAGTCATGGTGAATCTGCAAAGTTACGATTCACGGGGCATTCTCTTGGTGGAAGCCTGGCTTTGCTTGTGAACCTGATGTTCCTAATAAGAGGAGTAGCTCCAGCTGCTTCTCTGTTACCTGTCATAACATTTGGTTCACCATCTGTCATGTGTGGTGGTGATTACTTGcttcaaaagcttggtttgCCAAAAAGTCACGTGCAGTCCATTACATTGCACCGGGACATTGTTCCTCGAGCATTTTCTTGTCACTACCCGGATCATATTGCTAGCATTCTGAAGCTTGTCAATGGAAACTTCCGCAGTCACCCTTGCCTCACGAACCAG AAGCTGTTGTATGCTCCTATGGGTGAGGTGTTTATATTGCAACCAGATGAGAAGTTGTCCCCCCATCACCACCTTCTTCCAGCAGGCAGTGGCCTGTACCTCATCGGTGGACAGGCAGTGGATTCAGATACTTCATCCTCAGTACTGCGATCTGCATTGTCTGCCTTCTTCAACTCCCCACATCCTCTCGAGATCCTCAGGGACGCCGGTGCCTATGGTCCCAAGGGTACTGTCTACAGAGACCACGACGTGCACTCGTATCTCAGGTCGATACGAGCGGTGCTGCGGAAGGAGATGAGGGCGGAGAAGGAGAGGCGACGGCGGCTCCTGCGGTGGCCCATTGAAGTGTATGGTGCGCTCGCCACCATGGACCGGAGGCATGTGCTGAGGCAGCTCCGGAGGCACGCCCACTTGCTGGTCGTTTTCTTGTTGCCGGCAAAGCTACTGTTCCTGGGCGTCCTGTCAGTCATCCGACCCAACTGA
- the LOC8071199 gene encoding dihydrolipoyl dehydrogenase, mitochondrial, whose protein sequence is MAMASLARRRAADALLRRPQAGAWASALRAYATIEDTDVVVVGGGPGGYVAAIKAAQLGLRTTCIEKRGTLGGTCLNVGCIPSKALLHSSHMYHEAKSSFAHHGVKFSNLEIDLPAMMSQKDKAVAGLTKGIEGLFMKNKVEYVRGIGRLVSPSEVAVDLLDGGCTTVKGKNIIIATGSDVKSLPGVHIDEKKIVSSTGALALKEIPKKLVVIGAGYIGLEMGSVWNRLGSEVTVVEFARDIVPSMDGEIRKQFQRMLEKQKMKFMLKTKVIGVDTSGSGVKLTVEPAAGGEQSVLDADIVLVSAGRTPYTADLGLDTIGVEMDKGGRILVDKRFMTNVNGVYAIGDVIPGPMLAHKAEEDGIACVEFIAGKEGHVDYDSVPGVVYTHPEVASVGKTEEQVKESGIAYQVGKFPLLANSRAKAIDDAEGLVKVVAEKETDRVLGVHIMAPNAGEIIHEAVLALQYGASSEDIARTCHAHPTVSEALKEACLDTYTKPIHM, encoded by the exons ATGGCGATGGCGAGCCTCGCGAGGAGGCGCGCGGCGGATGCGCTGCTGCGGCGGCCGCAGGCGGGGGCATGGGCGTCGGCACTCAGGGCGTACGCGACGATCGAGGACACCGACGTGGTGGTGGTCGGCGGCGGGCCCGGCGGGTACGTGGCGGCGATCAAGGCGGCGCAGCTGGGGCTCAGGACCACCTGCATCGAGAAGAGGGGCACCTTGGGCGGCACCTGCCTCAACGTCGGCTGCATCCCGTCCAAG GCTCTTCTTCATTCGTCACACATGTACCATGAGGCAAAGAGTTCTTTTGCACACCATGGTGTGAAGTTTTCCAATCTAGAAATAGATCTGCCTGCCATGATGTCGCAGAAAGACAAGGCTGTTGCTGGTCTTACAAAAGGTATTGAAGGCCTGTTCATGAAGAACAAGGTTGAATACGTGAGAGGAATTGGGAGGCTTGTCTCCCCTTCTGAAGTAGCCGTGGacttgcttgatggtgggtgcACTACCGTCAAAGGAAAGAACATAATCATTGCTACTGGTTCAGATGTGAAATCACTCCCTGGAGTTCATATAGACGAGAAAAAGATTGTATCATCTACTGGTGCTCTTGCTCTTAAAGAAATACCTAAGAAGTTGGTGGTTATTGGAGCTGGATACATAGGTTTAGAGATGGGCTCTGTCTGGAACAGGCTAGGGTCTGAGGTTACTGTTGTGGAATTTGCTCGTGACATTGTCCCATCAATGGATGGAGAGATTAGGAAGCAGTTCCAGCGAATGTTGGAGAAGCAGAAAATGAAGTTCATGCTCAAGACAAAGGTAATTGGGGTTGATACTTCTGGGAGTGGTGTTAAGTTAACTGTGGAACCTGCTGCTGGTGGAGAGCAGAGTGTGCTTGACGCAGATATTGTCCTGGTATCTGCTGGCAGAACACCATACACTGCTGACCTTGGGTTGGACACCATCGGTGTTGAGATGGACAAGGGTGGAAGAATCCTTGTTGACAAGCGCTTTATGACAAATGTTAATGGGGTCTATGCGATTGGTGATGTGATACCTGGACCCATGCTTGCACACAAAGCTGAAGAAGATGGGATTGCATGCGTCGAGTTCATCGCAGGGAAGGAAGGCCATGTAGATTATGATAGTGTGCCCGGCGTGGTGTACACCCACCCTGAGGTGGCCTCTGTTGGCAAGACAGAGGAACAGGTGAAGGAATCAGGCATTGCCTACCAGGTTGGAAAGTTCCCTCTATTGGCAAACAGCCGCGCAAAGGCGATTGATGACGCTGAAGGGTTGGTGAAGGTGGTGGCTGAGAAGGAAACCGACAGAGTTCTCGGCGTGCACATCATGGCCCCTAATGCTGGCGAGATCATCCATGAGGCCGTGCTTGCACTTCAGTATGGAGCATCAAGCGA